From the Desulfosarcina sp. BuS5 genome, one window contains:
- a CDS encoding RNA polymerase sigma factor codes for MSFLFDEHPADKHLVKSCAGGNRRHCRLIYERYKKFVYSLAWKYFKDVETAEDFTQEIFLKVFKNIETFRHNSSFKTWLARITVNLCISHLRAMKSRKADDHFSLNDQDNPDENRNKKNIEKNRTYDPHDLLLQKEKNKQVMLAVDELKPEDKTTILLWSEGFTYAEIAETTKTNPKTVGTRIYHIKIKLIKKQNIA; via the coding sequence TTGTCGTTTCTATTTGATGAACATCCGGCTGATAAACATCTGGTGAAATCATGCGCCGGTGGAAACCGCCGGCACTGCCGCCTGATTTACGAAAGGTATAAAAAATTCGTTTATAGCCTTGCATGGAAATATTTCAAAGATGTTGAAACGGCTGAAGATTTTACCCAGGAAATTTTTTTAAAGGTTTTTAAAAATATAGAAACATTCAGGCATAATTCGTCTTTTAAAACATGGCTGGCAAGAATTACGGTCAATCTTTGCATCTCTCATCTCAGAGCCATGAAAAGCCGGAAGGCAGATGACCATTTTTCCCTAAATGATCAGGATAACCCGGATGAGAATAGAAATAAAAAAAATATCGAAAAAAACAGAACTTATGACCCGCATGACCTTTTATTGCAAAAGGAAAAAAACAAACAAGTCATGCTGGCTGTTGATGAACTTAAGCCGGAAGATAAAACAACTATTTTACTCTGGAGCGAAGGTTTTACCTATGCCGAAATTGCCGAAACAACCAAAACCAACCCAAAAACCGTGGGAACCAGGATATATCATATAAAGATTAAGCTGATAAAAAAACAAAATATCGCTTAA
- a CDS encoding nucleotidyltransferase family protein: MEIMNRKAILDFLKKNKPEIETRFGVTKLGLAGSYARNGANESSDIDIIVSLRSSNQFRSFFGLLHFLQDSLHSKIDLATENSLKPIVLKSISKDIYYV, from the coding sequence ATGGAAATCATGAACCGGAAAGCAATCCTTGATTTTCTGAAAAAGAATAAACCTGAAATCGAAACCCGTTTCGGTGTGACAAAACTTGGTTTGGCAGGCAGCTATGCCCGCAATGGGGCAAATGAATCAAGTGATATTGATATTATCGTGAGCTTACGGAGTAGTAATCAATTCCGCAGTTTTTTCGGGCTGCTTCATTTTCTACAGGACTCCCTTCATTCGAAAATCGACCTTGCAACTGAAAACAGCTTGAAGCCCATTGTTCTAAAATCCATATCCAAAGATATTTATTATGTTTAA
- a CDS encoding HepT-like ribonuclease domain-containing protein: MFKRDVSLYISDIEDSIEAINEFTEGITFDFFVSDRKTYSATLREFIVIGEAVANMPDDIKTRFPTVQWRLIKDFRNFIIHEYFGIDPQIVWDAVQQELPLLKVEMQRLCFYITSQTSL; the protein is encoded by the coding sequence ATGTTTAAAAGGGATGTTTCGCTTTACATATCAGATATAGAAGATTCTATTGAGGCTATAAATGAATTTACAGAGGGTATAACATTCGATTTTTTTGTGTCCGATCGAAAAACCTATTCAGCAACCTTGCGTGAATTTATTGTGATTGGCGAAGCAGTAGCCAATATGCCCGATGATATCAAAACACGGTTTCCAACTGTACAATGGCGTTTGATTAAGGACTTCCGCAATTTTATTATCCATGAGTATTTTGGTATTGATCCTCAAATTGTTTGGGATGCTGTTCAGCAGGAGCTGCCTTTGCTGAAGGTGGAAATGCAAAGATTATGTTTTTATATTACTTCACAAACCAGTTTGTAA
- a CDS encoding PIN domain-containing protein, translated as MQEKVVFDTNVYIGIFNHGIYRTEINGFNKIIYLVHPVLHELWIGAKGKNEVKHLIRFGESFIKLERLVSPTDSTQILIGKVCQKLRLSGKLDPSCPRIYNDVSIALLARQIGAIVVTRNISDFVKISKIVDFRFRDVID; from the coding sequence ATGCAGGAAAAAGTAGTTTTTGATACCAATGTATATATCGGAATTTTTAATCACGGGATTTATCGTACTGAAATCAATGGATTTAACAAGATCATATATCTGGTTCATCCTGTGCTTCATGAGCTGTGGATAGGAGCCAAAGGTAAAAATGAAGTTAAGCATTTGATCAGATTCGGAGAAAGTTTTATCAAATTAGAGCGGCTTGTCAGTCCAACAGATTCTACGCAAATCCTGATTGGTAAAGTGTGCCAAAAACTCCGCCTTTCCGGCAAGCTTGACCCGTCCTGTCCCCGTATTTACAATGATGTTTCCATCGCTCTGCTTGCCAGGCAGATCGGCGCTATAGTTGTAACCAGGAATATTTCAGATTTCGTGAAGATCTCCAAGATCGTAGATTTTAGATTTCGTGACGTTATTGATTGA
- a CDS encoding ATP-binding protein: MKRACEKLLKEYLGFFSCTAIIGPRQCGKTTFLESLPGGWKIFDLEKQSDFQIIAQDIDLFLRLNPEKVAIDEAQMLPELFPALRVAIDRDRRLTGRYVITGSSSPKLVRSVSESLAGRIGTIEMSPFSFAETTKNISPAFYRLLTRRASVEDIIENLEPVAKIKNIHEFWFRGGYPEPWIKNNQRFYSLWMNQYVGAYLYRDVARLFPGINENRFRMFTQFLAGISGNIVNYANVARSLGVSQPTARDYFEIAHGTFLWRTIPAYTQNALKRVVKHPKGYLRDSGLLHYLLQIPDINSLLAHPGMGQSWEGMVIEEIIRGLNCLGTGFDYYYYRTGGGAEVDLILEGDFGLIPVEIKYAQTVPSRQLRGLKDFVRERDCRFGIVINNDERPRLYDEKIIGIPFASL; encoded by the coding sequence ATGAAACGAGCTTGTGAAAAACTGTTAAAGGAATACCTCGGATTTTTTTCATGCACGGCAATTATCGGCCCGCGACAATGCGGCAAAACGACGTTTCTTGAATCCCTGCCCGGCGGATGGAAAATATTCGACCTGGAAAAACAGAGTGATTTCCAGATTATCGCACAGGATATTGATCTTTTTCTTCGTTTAAATCCTGAAAAGGTGGCTATTGATGAAGCGCAGATGCTTCCTGAACTGTTTCCGGCCCTGCGTGTGGCAATTGATAGAGATCGGCGATTGACGGGCAGATATGTGATCACCGGTTCCAGCTCCCCAAAACTGGTGAGATCGGTTTCCGAAAGTCTTGCCGGTCGTATCGGAACAATTGAAATGTCGCCATTTTCTTTTGCTGAAACTACCAAAAATATTTCGCCTGCATTTTACCGGCTTTTAACCCGGCGTGCTTCTGTAGAAGATATTATCGAAAATTTAGAACCTGTTGCAAAAATAAAAAATATTCATGAATTCTGGTTCAGGGGTGGATATCCGGAACCATGGATAAAAAACAACCAGCGGTTTTATTCCCTGTGGATGAATCAATATGTCGGCGCTTATCTCTATCGTGATGTTGCCAGACTCTTTCCAGGGATTAATGAAAACAGGTTCCGCATGTTTACGCAGTTTCTTGCCGGAATTTCCGGAAATATAGTTAACTATGCAAACGTAGCGCGTTCACTTGGTGTATCCCAGCCCACAGCGCGTGATTACTTTGAAATTGCCCATGGAACTTTTCTGTGGAGAACCATTCCTGCCTATACTCAAAATGCATTAAAGCGGGTTGTAAAACATCCCAAAGGATATCTGCGTGATAGTGGCCTGTTGCATTACCTGTTGCAAATTCCTGATATAAACAGCCTGCTGGCGCATCCCGGCATGGGGCAATCATGGGAAGGCATGGTCATTGAAGAGATAATTCGCGGACTCAACTGCCTTGGGACAGGGTTTGATTATTATTATTATCGCACCGGAGGCGGCGCCGAAGTTGATCTGATACTTGAAGGCGATTTCGGTCTGATTCCGGTTGAGATTAAATATGCCCAGACAGTGCCGTCAAGGCAGTTGAGGGGATTAAAGGATTTTGTCAGAGAAAGAGATTGCAGATTCGGGATTGTCATAAACAACGATGAACGCCCGCGCCTGTATGACGAAAAAATAATCGGAATCCCGTTTGCGTCTCTTTGA
- a CDS encoding DUF4384 domain-containing protein produces MNQRLCLAGLLCLILAFSGCATVPGAAKKPPAYAQAKQLFEAVDVLGEKLVTSLGQRQVDKIAVADFTGPGEHITGIGEHISDKLTIKLFASGRFSDVMERKKLKQVISAIKIEQGGYFDQNTVTKYGKMIGVESMVIGTVKDMESYLDVTARIVQSETGRIQGAADVRVVKDESVKNLIRRQKTATLTVSTVPRAGGSVIAGGKQGRLVNGTAVFSGIAYGECRVVIQPEGYAPVHKNIIVRSANEAVSVRLEAKRYSVSFQIVPPDAKLTVDGKKIKLNSQGYATVSDLKSGKCSYVAEAKGHGSRLETFNPANNQTIAIHLETDDPFFALKNKFFQKYKEIRKKQDFNVKLWTDKSSYNLNDPICFSFRSEKDCYLVLVNIGSSGDITQIFPNRFHSNNFVRAGVTHRIPDDTYGFEFLVEGPSGKERVYAVAGTRPIHIFDDDFNKQAFTSLTRGRTRDIKVYQAGKNFSQAELSSAAECIVKVY; encoded by the coding sequence ATGAACCAGAGGCTCTGTCTTGCCGGTTTATTATGCCTGATCCTGGCATTTTCAGGATGCGCGACTGTTCCCGGCGCCGCAAAAAAACCACCGGCATACGCACAGGCAAAACAGCTTTTTGAGGCTGTTGATGTTCTTGGTGAAAAACTTGTGACGTCTTTAGGTCAGCGCCAGGTCGATAAAATTGCTGTGGCTGATTTTACAGGCCCTGGTGAACATATTACAGGAATTGGGGAGCATATTTCCGACAAGCTGACTATCAAGCTGTTTGCATCCGGCAGATTTTCCGATGTGATGGAGCGTAAAAAATTAAAGCAGGTCATATCTGCTATAAAAATAGAGCAGGGCGGATATTTTGATCAGAATACCGTGACAAAATACGGTAAAATGATCGGGGTTGAAAGCATGGTCATAGGGACTGTCAAGGACATGGAGAGTTATCTTGATGTTACCGCCAGGATAGTTCAATCCGAAACCGGCCGTATTCAGGGGGCTGCTGATGTGCGTGTCGTAAAGGATGAATCTGTAAAAAACCTTATCCGCAGGCAAAAAACCGCCACTCTTACTGTTTCTACTGTTCCCCGGGCAGGCGGAAGTGTTATTGCAGGGGGGAAACAGGGGCGGCTTGTAAATGGAACCGCCGTTTTCAGCGGCATTGCCTATGGCGAATGCCGGGTTGTTATTCAACCGGAAGGCTATGCGCCGGTTCATAAAAATATTATTGTCCGGTCGGCAAATGAGGCCGTATCCGTCAGGCTTGAAGCAAAGAGATACAGCGTATCTTTTCAGATTGTGCCGCCTGATGCAAAACTTACAGTTGATGGAAAAAAAATAAAGCTTAACTCCCAGGGATATGCAACGGTTTCAGATCTAAAGTCAGGAAAATGCAGTTATGTGGCTGAAGCTAAAGGACACGGCAGCAGGCTGGAAACCTTTAACCCTGCAAATAATCAGACCATTGCGATTCACCTTGAAACAGACGATCCTTTTTTTGCGCTGAAAAATAAATTTTTTCAAAAATATAAAGAGATCCGGAAAAAGCAGGACTTTAATGTTAAATTATGGACAGATAAAAGTTCATATAATCTAAATGACCCGATCTGTTTTTCTTTCCGCTCTGAAAAGGATTGTTATCTTGTTCTTGTTAACATAGGCAGCAGCGGTGATATTACCCAAATATTTCCTAACCGGTTTCATTCGAATAATTTTGTAAGGGCCGGCGTTACGCACCGGATACCGGATGACACCTATGGGTTTGAGTTCCTTGTTGAAGGGCCTTCCGGAAAAGAGAGGGTGTATGCAGTAGCAGGAACCCGGCCGATACATATTTTTGATGATGATTTTAATAAACAGGCCTTTACATCATTAACACGCGGCAGAACCAGGGATATAAAGGTTTATCAGGCAGGCAAAAATTTCAGTCAGGCTGAACTGAGTTCTGCGGCTGAATGCATTGTAAAGGTTTATTAG
- a CDS encoding OmpA family protein, with protein MIRLMIAVVSLTVLSAVSTAAEEKPLFQTTKDEIIKELTRPVSRTRGFIPQGKTRNIVVYEKKNTETIEKIVVVSSNDNTPKVNLKIEFNFNSYRIRPESYSLLRELGKALAAENISRRNIAIKGHTDSDGTERYNLGLSLNRALSVKQYLTANFNISPGKLKIFGYGEAMPLVSNTTAANKQINRRVEIQLEK; from the coding sequence ATGATTCGTTTAATGATTGCCGTGGTTTCACTAACCGTATTAAGCGCTGTTTCCACAGCGGCCGAAGAAAAACCCCTGTTCCAGACAACAAAAGATGAAATCATAAAGGAGCTGACCCGGCCTGTTTCACGCACCAGGGGATTTATTCCGCAAGGCAAAACAAGGAATATTGTGGTTTATGAAAAGAAAAATACGGAAACCATAGAAAAAATCGTGGTGGTAAGCAGCAATGATAATACCCCAAAAGTTAATTTGAAAATAGAGTTTAATTTTAATTCATACAGAATCCGGCCGGAATCATACAGCCTGCTCCGTGAACTTGGCAAGGCTCTTGCTGCCGAAAATATAAGCCGCAGAAACATTGCAATCAAGGGACATACCGACTCGGACGGAACAGAGCGGTATAACCTTGGTTTAAGTCTGAACAGAGCGTTGTCTGTTAAACAGTATCTGACCGCTAATTTCAATATAAGCCCCGGCAAACTCAAAATTTTTGGGTATGGTGAAGCCATGCCCCTTGTATCCAACACAACCGCTGCAAATAAACAGATTAACAGACGGGTTGAAATTCAGCTTGAAAAATAG
- a CDS encoding SUMF1/EgtB/PvdO family nonheme iron enzyme, with protein sequence MKQKISIYILTFFCILTVSFPAFASSSRVALIIGNSAYKSAPLANPANDATDMAVVLKRLSFDVIKKINADKRQMKNAINKFHKGLRNSEIGLFYFAGHGMQINNANYLVPVNADIESELDVEYESIHAGRVLGKMRDAGNRLNIVILDACRDNPFKRSFRTESKGLAQMDAPKGSIIVYATSPGSLAEDGNGRNGTYTGNLLKNIERSDLTVQQVFNETGRGVMAQTDDKQVPWMSSTPVAEFYLAGGSVIVTEPQASDTGSLKVKSTPRGARIYLNGKNRGAAPKTFSNLAPGAYKVKAVLSGYNAEEKRIRVNSGRAAILTFYLDPVTSAGRLYVNTDPSGATVKVLNITPEFYQGMELDAGTYKIKVLKKGYISKTELVDIAAGKAVDLYVELEKEKRVSAGENFTNSIGQEFAYIKPGTFMMGSPSNESGRDDNEKQHEVTLTRGFYMQTTEVTIEQWKSFVKDTGYKSEAETGGGAYIWTGKKWQKKKGTYWNNPGFSQTDRHPVTCVSWNDAQKFIKWLNRKEGRVYRLPTEAEWEYACRAGTATPFSFGRCLSTDQANYNGKYPLDGCSKGKYRKKTVSVASFSPNAWGLYNMHGNVCEWCRDWFGSYPSGSVTDPTEHSMGSSRVARGGSWFCKARFCRSAYRGFNLPGFRFSAQGFRLSRTF encoded by the coding sequence ATGAAACAAAAAATATCCATATACATTCTGACTTTCTTCTGCATTCTGACAGTCTCTTTTCCCGCGTTTGCTTCATCAAGCAGGGTTGCCCTGATTATAGGAAACAGCGCCTACAAAAGCGCGCCCCTTGCCAACCCAGCCAATGACGCAACAGATATGGCAGTGGTTTTAAAACGTCTCAGCTTTGATGTAATAAAAAAGATAAACGCCGACAAAAGGCAGATGAAAAACGCGATCAACAAGTTTCACAAAGGGCTCCGCAACTCCGAAATCGGTCTTTTTTATTTTGCGGGCCACGGCATGCAGATAAATAATGCAAACTATCTTGTGCCGGTCAATGCAGACATCGAATCAGAATTAGACGTGGAATATGAATCCATCCACGCCGGCCGTGTCCTGGGCAAGATGCGTGACGCCGGCAACCGGCTCAACATCGTAATCCTCGATGCCTGCCGCGACAATCCCTTTAAACGGAGTTTCCGGACAGAATCAAAAGGACTGGCCCAGATGGACGCGCCCAAAGGCTCCATCATAGTCTATGCAACCTCTCCAGGCTCTCTCGCGGAAGACGGAAATGGCCGGAACGGAACATACACCGGCAATCTGCTTAAAAATATCGAAAGAAGCGACCTTACCGTGCAGCAGGTCTTTAATGAAACCGGGCGGGGCGTTATGGCGCAGACCGATGACAAACAGGTTCCCTGGATGTCATCCACTCCGGTGGCCGAGTTTTACCTTGCGGGCGGAAGCGTGATTGTCACCGAACCGCAAGCCTCTGATACAGGCAGCCTGAAGGTTAAATCCACTCCCCGTGGAGCGCGAATATACCTGAACGGAAAAAACCGGGGCGCCGCCCCAAAAACATTTTCAAACCTTGCGCCCGGCGCTTACAAAGTAAAAGCCGTACTCTCCGGTTACAACGCTGAAGAAAAAAGAATCCGCGTAAACAGCGGCCGCGCTGCAATTCTTACATTTTACCTTGACCCTGTGACATCTGCGGGTCGTTTATATGTAAATACCGACCCATCCGGCGCAACTGTAAAGGTCCTGAATATTACTCCAGAATTTTATCAGGGCATGGAACTTGATGCCGGAACTTATAAAATTAAAGTCTTGAAAAAAGGATATATTTCAAAAACCGAGCTTGTCGATATTGCCGCGGGCAAAGCTGTTGATCTTTATGTGGAACTTGAAAAAGAAAAAAGAGTCTCAGCCGGAGAAAATTTTACCAACAGCATCGGCCAGGAGTTTGCGTATATCAAACCCGGCACATTTATGATGGGCAGCCCATCGAATGAATCAGGCAGGGACGATAATGAAAAACAGCATGAAGTTACCCTGACCAGGGGATTTTATATGCAGACTACCGAGGTGACAATCGAACAATGGAAATCATTCGTAAAAGATACAGGCTATAAGTCTGAAGCGGAAACAGGTGGAGGCGCTTATATCTGGACAGGGAAAAAATGGCAAAAGAAAAAAGGGACATACTGGAACAATCCGGGATTTTCTCAAACAGATCGTCATCCTGTAACTTGTGTTTCATGGAACGATGCACAAAAATTTATCAAATGGCTGAACCGGAAAGAAGGCCGGGTTTACAGGCTGCCAACAGAGGCCGAGTGGGAATATGCCTGCCGGGCCGGAACTGCAACCCCGTTTTCATTCGGCAGATGTTTATCGACCGATCAGGCCAATTATAACGGTAAATATCCTTTAGACGGATGTTCAAAGGGAAAATACAGAAAAAAGACAGTCTCTGTGGCAAGTTTTTCGCCCAATGCATGGGGACTTTATAACATGCACGGCAATGTCTGTGAGTGGTGCCGGGACTGGTTCGGTAGCTATCCTTCAGGTTCCGTGACTGATCCGACAGAGCATTCAATGGGCTCTAGCCGGGTGGCCCGCGGCGGTAGCTGGTTCTGCAAAGCTCGCTTCTGCCGTTCAGCGTATCGTGGCTTCAATTTGCCGGGCTTCCGCTTCAGCGCCCAGGGCTTTCGCCTTTCCAGGACCTTTTAG
- a CDS encoding type II toxin-antitoxin system HicB family antitoxin, producing the protein MERVLNIHIEKLPEGVYLATSESVQGLIAQGRTVAETLEIARDVARKLIEAKAEKEIATELPTVNKSFDYPLIIGV; encoded by the coding sequence ATGGAAAGAGTTTTAAATATCCACATTGAAAAATTACCTGAAGGAGTTTATCTGGCAACGTCAGAATCAGTGCAAGGACTCATTGCTCAGGGACGAACTGTTGCCGAAACTCTGGAAATTGCCCGTGATGTTGCAAGAAAATTGATTGAAGCAAAAGCGGAAAAAGAAATTGCCACAGAGTTGCCAACAGTAAATAAGTCTTTTGACTATCCTCTCATTATTGGAGTTTAA
- a CDS encoding type II toxin-antitoxin system HicA family toxin codes for MGRLAGFSYRQITRKLKKLGLVFNRQAAGSHEIWYNLKADKYTTIPNHPGDMPEGTLKAILKQAEIDLEEFLSQK; via the coding sequence ATGGGCAGATTGGCTGGTTTTAGCTATCGACAAATTACCAGGAAATTAAAAAAGTTAGGATTGGTTTTCAATCGTCAGGCTGCAGGAAGTCACGAAATCTGGTATAATCTTAAGGCCGATAAATATACAACCATCCCTAATCATCCTGGCGATATGCCTGAAGGGACATTAAAGGCAATCTTGAAACAAGCTGAGATTGATCTCGAAGAGTTTTTATCTCAAAAATAA
- a CDS encoding type II toxin-antitoxin system VapB family antitoxin, whose translation MATNLAIDDQLVEDARLIGSHRTKKAAVTEALIEYIQRRKQVEIIHLFGTIEYEPDYNYKEQRKVK comes from the coding sequence ATGGCCACTAATTTAGCAATTGACGACCAATTAGTCGAAGATGCCCGTTTAATTGGTTCTCATCGTACCAAAAAAGCAGCTGTGACTGAAGCGCTCATTGAGTACATCCAAAGGCGCAAACAGGTTGAAATTATTCACTTGTTTGGCACAATAGAATATGAGCCCGATTATAATTATAAAGAACAGCGGAAGGTTAAATGA
- a CDS encoding ATP-binding protein gives MLKEKLKIIIKEFHDTPLPDLIERNQKIDFSILQSPVKKIITIIGPRRAGKTYFLFQIIKKLLAGKTDITDILYINFEDERILPMSANDFQQIMDAYFELYKDKQSPFIFFDEIQNISGWEKFARRINDQGYRVFLTGSNSRLLSREIATELRGRTLVYEIFPFSFIEFLAAKRVIVNNNILYGSERHQTRQLFEEYLFTGGYPEIVFIKDKITKSRILQDYFNTVFYKDLVERYKIKNRELLRHWLNALIMNISSLVSFSKIENDFKSRGMKLSRATLSAFARYIEDVFFGFFVEIHSESIRKRQVNPKKFYLIDQGIHNFLTLSFAENKGRILENMVFLELKRRGFPVYYYKTKGGLEVDFLLTENGNNKLVQVCYDMAHINTYNREKKALLAGISELGLSTGLILTKDEKRLEKHGNYLLKIVPVWEWLLNLK, from the coding sequence ATGTTAAAAGAAAAACTCAAAATTATCATCAAGGAATTTCACGACACCCCGCTTCCTGATCTGATTGAACGGAATCAAAAAATCGATTTTTCCATTCTTCAATCCCCTGTAAAAAAAATCATAACCATCATCGGCCCGCGGCGGGCAGGCAAAACATATTTTCTGTTCCAGATTATAAAAAAGCTGCTTGCCGGAAAAACCGATATAACCGACATACTCTATATTAATTTTGAAGATGAACGTATTTTGCCGATGAGCGCCAATGACTTTCAGCAGATTATGGATGCCTATTTTGAGCTGTACAAAGATAAACAGAGCCCGTTTATTTTTTTTGATGAGATTCAAAATATCAGCGGCTGGGAAAAATTTGCAAGAAGAATTAATGATCAGGGATACAGGGTTTTTCTTACCGGTTCAAATTCCCGGCTGCTCAGCCGTGAAATTGCAACGGAATTAAGAGGTCGTACCCTGGTGTATGAAATATTCCCCTTTTCTTTTATAGAATTTCTTGCGGCAAAAAGGGTAATCGTAAATAATAATATATTATACGGATCGGAAAGGCATCAAACACGACAACTCTTTGAAGAGTATCTTTTTACCGGAGGATATCCGGAAATTGTGTTTATAAAGGATAAAATTACAAAAAGCAGAATATTACAGGATTATTTTAACACTGTTTTTTACAAAGACCTCGTAGAGAGGTATAAAATCAAAAACAGGGAATTGCTGAGGCATTGGTTAAATGCCTTGATCATGAACATTTCATCGCTGGTGAGCTTCAGTAAAATTGAAAACGATTTTAAATCAAGGGGCATGAAGCTTTCCCGGGCCACATTAAGCGCCTTTGCCCGATATATTGAAGATGTCTTTTTCGGTTTTTTCGTAGAAATCCATTCCGAATCAATTCGAAAACGGCAGGTAAACCCAAAGAAATTTTATCTTATAGATCAGGGAATCCACAATTTCCTCACATTAAGTTTTGCTGAAAACAAGGGCCGTATTTTAGAAAACATGGTTTTTCTTGAATTAAAGAGAAGGGGGTTTCCTGTTTATTATTATAAAACAAAAGGAGGGCTGGAAGTCGATTTTCTGCTGACGGAAAACGGGAATAACAAACTTGTTCAAGTCTGTTATGATATGGCTCATATTAATACTTATAACCGTGAAAAAAAGGCTCTTCTTGCCGGAATCAGTGAACTGGGGCTTTCAACCGGCCTGATTTTGACCAAAGATGAGAAACGACTGGAAAAGCATGGCAATTATTTATTAAAAATTGTTCCGGTATGGGAGTGGCTGCTGAATTTGAAGTAA
- a CDS encoding lytic transglycosylase domain-containing protein, whose product MKTVKNIIFYLCLPLLISGFGQADAAIPPDRLISADLKALFADPPSVKGYPYQELFKKAAQRYGLPLPYLLAVARGESFFDPNAVSSKGAIGLMQVMPATAGDYGVKKEKLFDPAENIDTGAHLLSDLNTRLNDPYLALAAYYCGQGGVDIDNFTIREDCNEYVHYIHSHLEKILKKAGQHLPDSAVMEKHFVLTVFDNFLDAQSFVKFLSEKLPLMQFEIFRKEAALQDHNRYQYQIMAAISGKKTKNEVCAMVEKASGFSFCDGKGE is encoded by the coding sequence ATGAAGACCGTTAAAAATATTATATTTTACTTATGCCTGCCGCTTCTAATTTCAGGGTTCGGGCAGGCTGACGCGGCAATCCCGCCGGACCGGCTAATCAGCGCCGACTTGAAAGCGCTCTTTGCAGACCCGCCTTCCGTCAAAGGGTATCCGTATCAGGAGCTTTTTAAAAAGGCCGCGCAGCGTTACGGACTTCCCCTTCCTTATCTGCTCGCGGTTGCCCGCGGAGAGTCATTTTTTGACCCCAATGCCGTAAGTTCCAAAGGCGCCATCGGGCTTATGCAGGTTATGCCCGCCACAGCCGGTGATTACGGCGTTAAAAAAGAAAAACTTTTCGATCCTGCCGAAAATATCGATACAGGAGCCCATCTTCTTTCCGATTTGAACACACGGCTGAATGACCCATACCTTGCGCTTGCCGCCTATTATTGCGGGCAGGGAGGCGTGGATATTGATAATTTTACAATAAGAGAAGATTGCAATGAATATGTTCATTATATCCATTCGCATCTGGAAAAAATTTTAAAAAAAGCCGGACAGCATCTTCCTGATTCCGCTGTCATGGAAAAGCATTTTGTTTTAACGGTGTTTGACAATTTTCTTGATGCCCAGTCTTTTGTAAAATTTTTATCAGAAAAACTGCCCCTGATGCAGTTTGAGATATTTCGCAAAGAAGCGGCTTTGCAAGACCATAACCGTTATCAGTATCAGATCATGGCTGCTATCAGCGGCAAAAAAACAAAGAATGAAGTCTGCGCCATGGTTGAAAAGGCAAGCGGTTTTTCCTTCTGCGACGGCAAAGGAGAGTAA